One Pocillopora verrucosa isolate sample1 chromosome 10, ASM3666991v2, whole genome shotgun sequence genomic window carries:
- the LOC131781371 gene encoding cullin-1 produces MNTMASRTQNPHGLRQITLDEIWDDLREGIQHVYKQQSMSKPRYMELYTHVYNHCTSVHQQSQSRVPKQKKAPNQGGAQFVGLELYKRLKDFLRTYLIGMQKDGADLMDESVLKFYTHRWEDYRFSSKVLNGVCAYLNRHWVRRECDEGRKGIYEIYSLALVTWRENLFRPLNRQVTNAVLRLIERERNGETINTRLVSGVIQCYVELGLNEDDPSAKGPTLSVYKASFESVFLEDTERFYTTESTEFLRENPVTEYMKKAEARLLEEQRRVQVYLHESTQDGLARKCEHVLIEKHLDIFYSEFQNLLDDDKNEDLGRMYNLVARIPDGLGQLRTLLENHITNQGLNALEKCGDQAFNDPKVYVETILEVHHKYNALVLTAFNNDAGFVAALDKACGKFINSNSVTKQANSSSKSPELLARYCDSLLKKSSKNPEEAELEDILNSVMVVFKYIEDKDVFQKFYSKMLAKRLVQHNSASDDAEASMISKLKQACGFEYTSKLQRMFQDIGVSKDLNDKFKAHLANTESLDLDFTIQVLSSGSWPFQQSAPFSLPAEMERSHQRFTTFYSSQHSGRKLHWVYHMSKGELVTNCFKNRYILQASTYQMGVLLMFNNSESLTMEQIQEQTQLKTDILSQVLGILLKSKLLVCETSDDGSNIDRQTSVSLNLGYKSKKLRVNINVPMKTEQKQEQEQTHKYIEEDRKLLIQAAIVRIMKMRKMLKHQPLLAEVLSQLSSRFKPRVPVIKKCIDILIEKEYLERVEGEKDTYAYLA; encoded by the exons ATGAACACGATGGCTTCTAGGACACAAAATCCTCATGGATTACGTCAAATTACTTTAGATGAAATCTGGGATGACCTTAGAGAAGGAATACAGCATGTTTATAAGCAACAAAGTATGTCTAAACCACGCTACATGGAACTTTACAC ACATGTGTACAATCACTGCACCAGTGTTCATCAACAGTCACAATCCAGAGTTCCAAAGCAAAAGAAGGCACCAAATCAGGGAG GAGCCCAGTTTGTAGGCCTTGAATTGTATAAAAGACTCAAAGACTTCCTTAGGACTTATCTTATAGGCATGCAGAAG GATGGTGCTGATCTGATGGATGAGTCTGTCCTTAAATTCTACACCCACCGCTGGGAGGATTATAGGTTTTCAAGCAAAGTTTTAAATGGGGTATGCGCTTATCTCAACCGACATTGGGTTCGCCGAGAGTGTGATGAAGGAAGAAAAGGCATATATGAAATTTATTCA CTTGCCCTAGTAACATGGAGGGAAAATCTATTCCGACCACTCAACAGACAG GTGACAAATGCTGTGCTGAGGTTAATTGAGAGAGAAAGGAATGGTGAAACCATCAACACAAGACTTGTCAGTGGAGTGATCCAGTGTTATG TTGAACTTGGCCTGAATGAAGATGATCCTTCAGCAAAAGGACCTACCCTCAGTGTTTACAAAGCCTCTTTTGAGTCAGTATTTTTGGAAGATACAGAGAGATTTTACACAACAGAAAGTACAGAATTTCTGAGGGAAAACCCTGTAACAGAGTACATGAAAAAG GCTGAGGCCAGACTATTAGAGGAACAAAGAAGGGTCCAAGTTTACCTACATGAAAGCACACAAGATGGA cttgcaaggaaatgtgaacATGTGCTGATAGAAAAGCATCTggatattttttattcagaatTCCAAAATCTTTTAGATGATGACAAGAATGAAG ATCTTGGTCGCATGTACAACTTGGTTGCCAGAATACCTGATGGATTAGGGCAGCTTCGAACCCTTTTGGAAAATCACATAACAAACCAGGGTCTTAATGCTTTAGAAAAGTGTGGAGATCAAGCATTTAAT GACCCCAAGGTGTATGTAGAAACTATTCTTGAAGTACATCACAAGTACAATGCCCTTGTCTTGACAGCTTTTAACAATGATGCTGGATTTGTAGCAGCACTAGACAAG GCATGTGGCAAATTTATTAATAGTAACTCTGTCACTAAACAAGCTAATAGCTCATCAAAGTCTCCTGAACTTCTTGCCAGATACTGCGATTCACTGCTAAAAAAAAG CTCAAAGAATCCAGAAGAAGCTGAATTGGAAGACATTCTCAACTCTGTA ATGGTTGTGTTCAAGTACATTGAAGACAAAGATGTTTTCCAGAAGTTTTATTCCAAGATGTTGGCTAAGAGATTAGTACAACATAACTCAGCTTCAGATGATGCAGAAGCTAGCATGATTTCTAAACTTAAG CAAGCATGTGGTTTTGAGTACACATCAAAACTTCAAAGAATGTTTCAAGACATAGGTGTTAGCAAAGATCTCAATGACAAGTTCAAGGCACATCTAGCAAACACAGAATCTTTAGATT TGGACTTTACAATCCAGGTTTTAAGTTCAGGCTCGTGGCCGTTCCAGCAATCAGCACCATTTTCACTACCAGCAGAG ATGGAAAGAAGTCATCAACGTTTCACGACATTTTACAGCAGTCAACACAGTGGTCGGAAGCTACATTGGGTTTACCACATGTCTAAG GGAGAACTAGTCACAAACTGCTTCAAAAACCGTTACATTCTGCAG GCATCGACATATCAGATGGGAGTTTTGCTAATGTTCAATAACTCGGAGAGTCTGACTATGGAACAGATTCAAGAACAGACTCAACTTAAAACG GATATTCTCTCGCAAGTCCTGGGAATTTTGTTGAAGTCAAAGCTTCTT GTGTGCGAGACATCTGATGATGGCTCCAACATAGACCGCCAGACCTCAGTCAGCCTTAACTTAGGATACAAAAG TAAGAAACTGAGGGTTAACATCAATGTGCCGATGAAAACAGAGCAGAAACAAGAACAGGAACAAACACACAAATACATCGAGGAAGACAGGAAACTTCTCATTCAG GCGGCAATTGTACGAATCATGAAGATGAGGAAGATGCTAAAACACCAACCTCTGCTGGCAGAGGTGTTATCACAGCTGTCGAGCAGATTCAAACCCAGGGTTCCAGTCATTAAG AAATGTATCGACATCCTAATAGAAAAGGAATACCTCGAGCGAGTGGAAGGAGAGAAAGATACTTACGCCTATTTGGCGTGA
- the LOC131781384 gene encoding sclerostin domain-containing protein 1-like, whose amino-acid sequence MSSGARSRVIDIRLPVVEQQSTTHGKFCFLTLNFLVKSFITVNKNSRRIMILLRCWRRNFILLIVVVCKCWDGVIARQKARGHGQNEPSAKSIPRVAATNETNAVQSSADETGLELEKPHQTAGILNLGCQGIRIRRYVSNGRCTSRRPFRDLICDGQCMPMDELPWFPEYSKVISRRKREWRCVPDEVKTKKVTVVCIDGNKFKYRVRVVRSCKCKRYTHKQNQTNP is encoded by the exons ATGTCAAGTGGCGCCAGATCTCGTGTTATTGACATTCGCCTCCCAGTTGTTGAACAGCAAAGCACCACACACGGAAAGTTTTGTTTCCTAACCTTAAACTTCCTTGTAAAGTCGTTCATAACTGTGAACAAAAATTCCCGACGCATAATGATCTTATTGAGATGTTGGCGACGGAATTTCATACTGCTAATCGTTGTCGTCTGCAAGTGTTGGGATGGAGTTATTGCTCGCCAAAAGGCGCGAGGACATGGGCAGAACGAACCGTCCGCAAAATCAATTCCTCGTGTAGCAGCTACAAATGAAACGAATGCGGTTCAAAGTTCTGCTGATGAAACAGGCTTGGAATTAGAGAAGCCACATCAAACAGCAG GCATTCTCAATCTTGGATGTCAAGGAATCCGGATTCGTAGGTATGTGTCGAATGGCCGCTGCACGAGTAGAAGACCATTCCGCGACCTAATTTGCGATGGACAGTGCATGCCTATGGATGAGCTGCCCTGGTTTCCGGAATATTCCAAAGTCATCAGTCGTCGTAAGAGAGAGTGGCGTTGTGTCCCGGACGAAGTTAAAACTAAGAAGGTGACTGTGGTGTGCATAGACGGGAACAAGTTCAAGTATCGGGTACGAGTTGTTCGCTCGTGCAAGTGTAAGAGATACACACACAAACAGAACCAAACGAACCCTTGA